A window of Malania oleifera isolate guangnan ecotype guangnan chromosome 5, ASM2987363v1, whole genome shotgun sequence contains these coding sequences:
- the LOC131154980 gene encoding ADP-ribosylation factor-like protein 8a isoform X2, which yields MELSLIGLQNAGKTSLVNVIATGGYSEDMIPTVGFNMRKVTKGNVTIKLWDLGGQPRFRSMWERYCRAVSAIVYVVDAADPDNLTVSRSELHDLLSKPSLNGIPLLVLGNKIDKPEALTKQALTDQMGLKSITDREVCCFMISCKNSTNIDTVIDWLVKHSKSKN from the exons ATGGAGTTATCTTTGATAGGTCTCCAGAATGCTGGGAAAACATCACTTGTTAATGTTATTGCA ACCGGTGGATATAGTGAAGACATGATCCCCACG GTTGGATTTAATATGAGGAAGGTAACCAAAGGCAATGTCACAATAAAGTTGTGGGATCTAGGAGGTCAACCCAGGTTCCGCAGTATGTGGGAGAGATACTGTCGTGCTGTTTCAGCCATTGT TTATGTTGTGGATGCTGCTGATCCTGATAACCTGACTGTCTCAAGAAGTGAACTTCATGACCTGTTGAGTAAGCCCTCACTGAATGGAATCCCTCTGCTGGTACTGGGTAACAAGATTGACAAACCAGAAGCTTTGACCAAGCAGGCTCTGACAGATCAAAT GGGACTCAAGTCTATTACTGACAGGGAAGTTTGTTGTTTCATGATTTCTTGCAAGAACTCCACCAATATTGATACGGTTATTGATTGGCTTGTCAAGCATTCCAAATCAAAGAATTGA
- the LOC131154980 gene encoding ADP-ribosylation factor-like protein 8a isoform X1: MGLWEAFLNWLRSLFFKQEMELSLIGLQNAGKTSLVNVIATGGYSEDMIPTVGFNMRKVTKGNVTIKLWDLGGQPRFRSMWERYCRAVSAIVYVVDAADPDNLTVSRSELHDLLSKPSLNGIPLLVLGNKIDKPEALTKQALTDQMGLKSITDREVCCFMISCKNSTNIDTVIDWLVKHSKSKN; encoded by the exons ATGGGGTTGTGGGAAGCGTTTCTGAATTGGCTAAGAAG TCTCTTTTTCAAGCAAGAAATGGAGTTATCTTTGATAGGTCTCCAGAATGCTGGGAAAACATCACTTGTTAATGTTATTGCA ACCGGTGGATATAGTGAAGACATGATCCCCACG GTTGGATTTAATATGAGGAAGGTAACCAAAGGCAATGTCACAATAAAGTTGTGGGATCTAGGAGGTCAACCCAGGTTCCGCAGTATGTGGGAGAGATACTGTCGTGCTGTTTCAGCCATTGT TTATGTTGTGGATGCTGCTGATCCTGATAACCTGACTGTCTCAAGAAGTGAACTTCATGACCTGTTGAGTAAGCCCTCACTGAATGGAATCCCTCTGCTGGTACTGGGTAACAAGATTGACAAACCAGAAGCTTTGACCAAGCAGGCTCTGACAGATCAAAT GGGACTCAAGTCTATTACTGACAGGGAAGTTTGTTGTTTCATGATTTCTTGCAAGAACTCCACCAATATTGATACGGTTATTGATTGGCTTGTCAAGCATTCCAAATCAAAGAATTGA